In Chitinivibrionia bacterium, the following are encoded in one genomic region:
- a CDS encoding exodeoxyribonuclease V subunit gamma, whose translation MPMRIISHTNIETLLDEFLKDVLNAENFDDQFSKNAFLTGANAIVCESKGLQEYLKKRCVDKHGIWAFSFRSLVGLLVQFSYNLQGKREDEKDNFFSKNNLVWAIYSLLKGEEKTFAFACEIAALFAAYQIYRPNLIEAWNKNAPFNGQNNGKTINIDENFIENEKEQRNYWRKLKEKCQNEQDISQLYKIIEEKQSKITPKNIFIFAPMSLAPVHLKTLKILTQNGCSVNLYAHLISNRYIGEAKSDKSIANLRKKSWEDGKIADEKNLYWDLGNRLVANLGRSAQVLYEQMDWDNLDFCDDDDIKADTLLGKIQESVLADENNEARLEKSENDNSITLNSCFSTLREIEVLRDYIIDLFANDEKLSAEDIAVVSPNIENYASAIDVVFGKDDNGKISVKTADRDVKKYDKTVQLFNLLFSQIGGRYEAPDIVALFEYSSFAQGKALEPNSRNLLEKWVRENAVRHGLKGGKKLPDYSFESGFKQLAAGFFMIGEDGFSEIGEYCYPDIEGLNAEILGDFVNFVNAVIKLDVACFENGKETEKTINDWDEFLRDNMPSFFGADVVNYREDVDNPYQKIMKKWDELKEEMRRGFGKKSENMLVGFSVLKSALLRKMEESATNSYSLSGKISFSNIETMRGVPRKIICLIGMNGKEFPRQNMNKEISLMAAKYRQDGDPDTANEDRLMFLQAVCNAKEKLYISWVGQSEKTAEDLDPSSVVAIFLDNLRKQYGIDTNNLVVKHPLQPFSKKYFDKSDKRLKTYDGRWDNERPKHPKSIWTWEIAPNEDENDDEKKDETGKNQEKNGDELYDILSNAPKYFLTKTCNIKLPDDIEILESTEPFVVESELEKWKLRKNFLKDEDKKNIQKLRGELPSGNFADKIIENIENDVAELKSAAKNEILGYPSNDKGRYRLRHWLYHLHLNSQEENQTTKMFLKNATIELSGMEKAKAQDYFGKLWILAEELNSRLLPIFPDAAWEYLYGKGLSAVWEKILKSCPYAEMATESATSLAELGIEEEFKAFSEKLFKDYEKYEVKEK comes from the coding sequence ATGCCAATGCGAATAATATCACACACCAACATCGAAACTCTTTTGGACGAATTTCTGAAAGACGTTTTGAATGCCGAAAATTTTGACGACCAATTCTCTAAAAACGCTTTTTTAACGGGCGCAAACGCAATTGTCTGCGAATCGAAAGGTTTACAGGAATATCTGAAAAAAAGATGCGTGGACAAGCACGGAATATGGGCGTTTTCGTTTCGGTCGCTTGTTGGGCTTTTGGTGCAGTTTTCTTACAATCTGCAAGGAAAAAGAGAGGACGAAAAAGACAATTTCTTCAGTAAAAATAATTTAGTGTGGGCGATTTACAGCTTGCTTAAAGGCGAAGAAAAAACCTTTGCGTTTGCCTGCGAAATAGCGGCTTTGTTTGCGGCGTATCAAATTTACAGACCAAATTTAATTGAAGCTTGGAACAAAAACGCTCCGTTTAACGGGCAAAATAACGGCAAAACTATAAATATAGACGAAAATTTCATAGAAAACGAAAAAGAGCAACGAAATTATTGGCGTAAATTAAAAGAAAAATGCCAAAACGAGCAGGATATTTCGCAACTTTACAAAATTATAGAGGAAAAACAGAGCAAAATTACTCCAAAAAACATTTTTATATTTGCGCCGATGTCTCTCGCTCCCGTGCATTTGAAAACCCTCAAAATTTTGACGCAAAACGGGTGCTCTGTTAATTTGTACGCGCATTTAATAAGCAACAGATACATAGGCGAGGCAAAAAGCGACAAATCAATCGCGAATTTGCGAAAAAAATCTTGGGAAGACGGAAAAATCGCGGACGAAAAAAACTTATATTGGGATTTAGGAAACAGATTGGTTGCAAATTTGGGACGGTCGGCGCAAGTTCTTTACGAGCAAATGGATTGGGATAATTTGGATTTCTGCGACGACGACGACATAAAAGCAGATACGTTGCTCGGAAAAATCCAAGAAAGCGTCCTTGCCGACGAAAACAACGAAGCGCGCCTTGAAAAAAGCGAAAACGACAACTCGATAACGCTTAACAGCTGCTTTTCGACTTTGAGAGAAATCGAAGTTTTGCGCGATTATATAATCGATTTGTTTGCGAACGACGAAAAATTGTCCGCCGAGGATATTGCAGTTGTTTCGCCTAATATTGAAAATTATGCAAGCGCGATAGACGTGGTTTTCGGCAAAGACGACAATGGTAAAATTTCTGTAAAAACCGCCGACCGCGACGTAAAAAAATACGACAAAACCGTGCAGCTTTTTAATTTGCTTTTTTCCCAAATCGGCGGCAGATACGAAGCTCCCGACATTGTCGCCCTATTTGAATATTCGAGCTTTGCGCAGGGAAAAGCGCTTGAACCGAACAGCAGAAATCTTTTGGAAAAGTGGGTAAGAGAAAACGCTGTAAGGCACGGTCTGAAAGGCGGCAAAAAACTGCCCGATTACTCTTTTGAAAGCGGTTTTAAGCAGTTGGCGGCGGGATTTTTTATGATTGGCGAAGACGGATTTTCGGAAATCGGCGAATATTGCTATCCCGACATAGAGGGATTAAACGCCGAAATTTTAGGCGATTTTGTGAATTTTGTAAACGCCGTTATAAAACTTGACGTCGCTTGCTTTGAAAACGGCAAAGAAACAGAAAAAACCATAAACGATTGGGACGAATTTTTGAGGGATAATATGCCTTCATTTTTTGGCGCGGACGTAGTAAATTACAGGGAAGACGTCGATAATCCGTATCAAAAAATAATGAAAAAATGGGACGAACTCAAAGAAGAAATGCGCAGAGGTTTCGGCAAAAAAAGTGAAAATATGCTTGTGGGTTTCTCGGTTTTGAAAAGCGCCCTGCTCAGAAAAATGGAGGAAAGCGCGACAAATTCGTATTCTTTGAGCGGCAAAATTTCGTTTTCTAATATTGAAACAATGAGGGGCGTTCCGCGCAAAATTATTTGCTTAATCGGGATGAACGGCAAAGAATTTCCGCGGCAAAATATGAACAAAGAAATCAGTTTAATGGCGGCAAAATACAGGCAAGACGGCGACCCCGATACCGCCAACGAAGACCGCCTTATGTTTTTGCAAGCTGTTTGCAACGCCAAAGAAAAACTCTACATAAGCTGGGTAGGGCAAAGCGAAAAAACGGCGGAAGACCTTGATCCGTCGAGCGTGGTAGCAATATTTTTGGATAATTTGCGAAAACAATACGGGATTGATACAAATAATTTAGTGGTAAAGCACCCGTTGCAGCCGTTTTCAAAAAAATATTTCGATAAAAGCGACAAGCGGCTTAAAACTTACGACGGGCGATGGGATAACGAGCGCCCAAAACATCCAAAAAGCATTTGGACGTGGGAAATAGCCCCGAATGAAGACGAAAACGACGACGAAAAAAAGGACGAAACGGGAAAAAATCAAGAAAAAAACGGAGACGAATTATACGATATTTTATCGAACGCGCCTAAATATTTTCTGACAAAAACCTGCAACATAAAATTGCCCGACGACATTGAAATTCTGGAAAGCACAGAGCCGTTTGTAGTTGAAAGCGAATTAGAAAAATGGAAATTAAGAAAAAATTTTTTGAAAGATGAAGACAAAAAAAATATTCAAAAATTGCGCGGCGAACTACCGAGCGGAAATTTCGCGGATAAAATCATAGAGAACATAGAAAACGACGTCGCAGAGTTAAAATCGGCGGCAAAAAATGAAATTTTGGGTTACCCGAGCAACGACAAAGGCAGATACCGACTGAGGCATTGGCTGTATCATTTGCATTTAAATTCACAAGAAGAAAATCAGACGACAAAAATGTTTTTGAAAAACGCAACGATTGAATTATCGGGAATGGAAAAAGCAAAAGCCCAAGATTATTTCGGCAAATTATGGATTTTGGCGGAAGAATTAAACTCAAGATTACTGCCGATTTTCCCCGACGCCGCGTGGGAATATTTATACGGTAAAGGCTTAAGCGCCGTATGGGAAAAAATCTTAAAATCTTGCCCGTACGCAGAAATGGCAACAGAAAGCGCCACGTCTTTAGCAGAGTTGGGGATAGAGGAGGAATTTAAGGCGTTTTCCGAAAAATTGTTTAAAGATTATGAGAAATATGAGGTAAAAGAAAAGTAA
- a CDS encoding Fic family protein, which yields MLKIGELKITPQILSAIAEIDEFKGKWENIQNFSPEKLLALKKISTIESIGSSNRIEENKLTDKEIEKLLSCIKTKSFDSRDEEEVGGYAELLDAIFENYEIIPLSENYIKQLHKILLQYTQKDEKHRGEYKKMSNSIVAFDSDGKEIGVIFETTSPFDTPKQMDDLLEWTKKNLDDNFYHPLIVIGIFVVVFLAIHPFQDGNGRLSRAITTLLLQQKGYAYIPYSSVESIVERNKEGYYRALRKTQSTISTLTPNFEPWISFFLATLLKQKRHLEVKISKIKQTKNLGKEERKPAVSLTKQKILSLFERQNCLTSSEIADSLNLNLETAKKAVKTLLLKNYIIKNGSTKGAWYSKAET from the coding sequence GTGCTTAAAATCGGAGAACTGAAAATAACGCCGCAGATCTTGTCGGCTATAGCGGAAATAGATGAATTTAAGGGGAAATGGGAGAATATACAAAACTTTTCTCCTGAAAAATTATTGGCGTTAAAAAAAATATCGACAATTGAGTCAATCGGCTCAAGCAACCGTATAGAGGAAAACAAATTAACGGACAAAGAAATCGAAAAACTTCTTTCATGTATAAAAACAAAATCGTTTGATTCGAGAGACGAAGAAGAAGTGGGCGGCTATGCGGAACTTTTAGACGCGATTTTTGAAAACTACGAAATTATTCCTTTGTCGGAAAATTATATAAAACAATTGCATAAAATTTTGTTGCAATATACTCAAAAAGATGAAAAGCACAGAGGCGAATACAAAAAAATGTCGAATTCTATAGTAGCATTTGATTCCGACGGCAAAGAAATCGGCGTTATTTTTGAAACAACTTCGCCTTTTGATACTCCAAAACAAATGGACGATTTGCTTGAATGGACTAAAAAAAATCTTGACGATAATTTTTATCACCCGCTTATAGTAATAGGAATTTTTGTTGTAGTTTTTTTGGCGATACACCCTTTTCAAGATGGAAACGGTCGTTTGTCAAGAGCAATTACGACTTTACTTTTACAGCAAAAGGGATATGCGTATATTCCGTATAGTTCGGTGGAATCGATCGTTGAGAGAAACAAAGAAGGATATTATCGCGCTTTAAGAAAAACGCAAAGCACAATCAGCACTTTAACGCCTAATTTCGAACCTTGGATTTCATTCTTTTTAGCGACACTTTTGAAACAAAAAAGGCATTTGGAAGTTAAAATAAGCAAAATAAAACAAACAAAAAATCTCGGAAAAGAAGAAAGAAAACCTGCCGTATCACTTACCAAGCAAAAAATACTTTCATTGTTTGAGCGGCAAAATTGCCTGACTTCTTCGGAAATTGCGGATTCGCTGAATTTGAACTTGGAAACCGCTAAAAAAGCAGTAAAAACTTTGTTGCTAAAAAATTATATTATTAAAAACGGCTCCACAAAAGGCGCTTGGTACAGTAAGGCAGAAACTTAA
- a CDS encoding Abi family protein: protein MKKATTLDEQIELYKNRGCELDMPMEEIKKFLSNIDYYRLGFYAFPFEETYPSKEKRSRQYKNGTKFSEIVALYEFDFELRMILRKYISRIETSFKAKLIYFVSNQYKNTPNWFVDNKVMAEKYIRDFDEKIYNPIKANHETIRRYGDKYAPAWKTLNYATFGNITATYESLQEKTIREKIACEYNIRNEKIMLNYIIVMKNLRNMLSHDGVVFDYNLEEALRDGTVLKTNNKNKCKLHSAILVMKYLLESISEKLPQRLECEIKSVLDMLKNDETLKLAIENSVGCS, encoded by the coding sequence GTGAAAAAAGCGACAACGTTGGACGAACAAATCGAGTTATACAAAAACCGCGGTTGCGAATTGGATATGCCGATGGAAGAAATCAAGAAATTTCTTTCAAATATTGACTATTATCGCTTGGGATTTTACGCTTTTCCTTTTGAAGAAACATATCCATCTAAAGAAAAAAGAAGCCGTCAATATAAAAACGGGACAAAATTTTCGGAAATTGTCGCTCTATATGAATTCGATTTTGAGCTAAGAATGATTTTGCGTAAGTATATAAGCCGCATAGAAACAAGCTTCAAGGCAAAGTTGATTTATTTTGTCTCTAATCAATACAAAAATACCCCTAATTGGTTTGTGGACAATAAAGTTATGGCAGAAAAATACATAAGAGATTTCGACGAAAAAATATATAATCCGATTAAAGCCAATCACGAAACCATAAGGCGATACGGCGACAAATATGCGCCCGCTTGGAAAACATTAAATTATGCAACTTTTGGAAACATAACAGCAACGTATGAATCTTTACAAGAAAAAACCATAAGAGAAAAAATTGCCTGCGAATATAATATAAGAAACGAAAAAATTATGCTTAATTATATCATCGTGATGAAAAATTTAAGAAATATGCTTTCGCACGACGGAGTAGTGTTTGACTACAATCTTGAAGAAGCGCTGAGAGACGGTACTGTTTTGAAAACAAACAATAAAAACAAATGCAAACTCCATTCCGCAATATTAGTTATGAAATATTTACTCGAAAGTATTTCAGAAAAATTACCGCAGAGATTGGAATGTGAAATAAAAAGCGTTTTAGATATGCTTAAAAACGACGAAACGCTGAAACTTGCAATAGAAAATAGCGTCGGATGTTCCTAA
- a CDS encoding HigA family addiction module antitoxin: MTKYLKMSTVGEMLKNEFLDPYNLSIEEIAQAISFPSWQIAATIENGIPMTTELDLLLTKYFGMSEGFFMRWQESYNVRIAKRLIHKKLTQIIPYAKLKRVAAL, translated from the coding sequence ATGACAAAATATCTCAAAATGAGTACCGTTGGAGAAATGCTCAAAAATGAGTTTTTGGATCCGTATAATTTGTCGATTGAAGAAATTGCTCAAGCAATATCTTTCCCGTCTTGGCAAATTGCGGCAACAATAGAAAATGGTATTCCTATGACAACCGAACTTGATTTACTGCTGACAAAATACTTTGGCATGTCAGAAGGATTTTTTATGCGTTGGCAGGAAAGCTACAATGTAAGAATTGCGAAAAGGTTGATACATAAAAAATTGACGCAAATAATCCCTTACGCAAAATTAAAACGGGTAGCAGCGTTGTGA
- a CDS encoding type II toxin-antitoxin system RelE/ParE family toxin, with protein sequence MIKSFKCKETLRIFNGLGSRKLPSHIQDRALDRLEMLKNAKTINDLRIPPSNHLEQLSGNRKGQWSIRVNEQYRICFVWIDNNAENVELTDYH encoded by the coding sequence GTGATTAAATCATTCAAATGCAAAGAAACTCTGCGAATTTTTAACGGATTAGGCTCAAGAAAACTACCGTCCCATATTCAAGATCGCGCGCTTGACAGGTTGGAAATGCTAAAAAACGCTAAAACTATAAACGATTTGCGTATTCCGCCCTCAAATCACCTTGAACAGTTGTCAGGCAATCGTAAAGGACAATGGAGTATTCGCGTAAACGAACAATACAGAATTTGCTTTGTATGGATTGACAACAATGCAGAAAATGTAGAATTAACGGATTACCACTGA